One Salvia splendens isolate huo1 chromosome 12, SspV2, whole genome shotgun sequence genomic window carries:
- the LOC121756956 gene encoding floral homeotic protein DEFICIENS-like has translation MARGKIQIKKIENQTNRQVTYSKRRNGLFKKAHELTVLCDAKISIIMISSTQKLHEYTSPTITTKQIVDEYQKTVRTDIWSSHYEKMQEHLKKLKEINRNLMMEIRQRRGESLNDLGYEQMVNLIEDMDNSMKVIREKKYKVISSRIDTSRKKLRNVEEIHRGLVLQFDARQEDPHYGLVENEGDYNSMLGFPHGRPRIIAVRLPPNNHHPHPHHHHHHHHHHPSLHSGTGASDLTTFALLE, from the exons atggCTCGTGGGAAGATCCAGATCAAGAAAATAGAGAACCAAACAAACAGGCAGGTGACCTACTCCAAGAGGAGAAATGGGCTTTTCAAGAAAGCTCATGAGCTCACTGTGCTTTGTGATGCCAAGATTTCCATTATCATGATTTCCAGCACTCAGAAGCTTCATGAATACACCAGCCCCACTATCAC GACAAAGCAGATTGTTGATGAATACCAGAAGACTGTTAGGACAGATATTTGGAGCTCCCACTACGAG aaaatgCAAGAGCACTTGAAGAAGCTGAAGGAGATCAATAGGAATCTGATGATGGAGATTCG ACAAAGGAGGGGAGAGAGCTTGAACGATCTGGGGTACGAGCAGATGGTGAATCTCATCGAAGATATGGACAACTCTATGAAGGTGATTCGAGAGAAAAAG TACAAAGTCATCAGCAGCCGGATTGATACCAGCAGGAAAAAG CTAAGGAATGTTGAAGAGATACACAGAGGCCTTGTGCTTCAGTtt GATGCACGGCAGGAGGATCCACACTACGGTCTAGTTGAAAACGAAGGCGATTACAATTCTATGTTGGGGTTTCCACATGGCCGGCCAAGGATCATCGCGGTTCGCCTTCCTCCTAACAACCACCACCCTCACCCGCACCATCatcatcaccaccaccaccaccatcctAGCCTTCACAGTGGGACCGGAGCCTCGGACCTCACTACATTTGCTTTACTTGAGTGA